The following are encoded together in the Acinetobacter radioresistens DSM 6976 = NBRC 102413 = CIP 103788 genome:
- a CDS encoding rhodanese-like domain-containing protein has translation MERWLEFMGNHPFLFGTLGVLLVLFFIFEGQRNGRKISPQSLGILVKAKNAMLIDLRDAKDFREGHISGSRNIPYSQIANHVDELKATERPLVFICNLGQVAGSALQKVGHNDSYRLDGGISNWKAQGLPLVKGNKTTKA, from the coding sequence GTGGAACGTTGGCTTGAATTTATGGGGAATCACCCCTTTTTGTTTGGTACGTTAGGGGTTTTGCTGGTGTTGTTTTTCATTTTTGAAGGACAGCGAAATGGCCGCAAAATTTCACCGCAGTCACTTGGAATTCTGGTCAAGGCAAAAAATGCCATGCTGATCGATCTGCGTGATGCTAAAGATTTTCGTGAAGGCCATATTAGTGGTAGTCGAAATATCCCTTATAGCCAGATCGCCAATCATGTTGATGAATTAAAAGCGACAGAACGTCCTTTAGTTTTTATCTGCAATCTGGGTCAGGTTGCAGGTAGTGCGCTACAGAAAGTTGGACATAATGACAGTTACCGTCTCGACGGTGGCATTAGCAACTGGAAAGCCCAAGGTTTACCCTTGGTAAAAGGTAATAAAACCACCAAAGCTTAA
- a CDS encoding PHP domain-containing protein — protein MHGIDLHTHSNISDGTLSPEALVHAAVAAGVHTLALTDHDNMDGIQRAKACSMTLEAPYSLRIIPGVEISSQWSRPATKKSYGVHVVALGMQNPAPLLQMLEQQKRIRAARARHICHLLTDIIQVDIYEQVLALVEGEPDRITRTHIAKALVQQQIVSRPQQAFDRYLKEGKKAFVNFEGLGLAETIQVIHASRGFAVLAHPTRYTLSATNIRYLVELFAESGGDAIELPPASDPTSTRQMIDRLIQQYALKVSIGSDYHGENMPWLKLGNVPSLRPDQIGIWESFSL, from the coding sequence ATGCACGGCATAGATTTACATACACACAGCAATATTTCTGATGGAACTTTGTCTCCAGAGGCGCTGGTGCATGCTGCTGTTGCAGCAGGTGTTCATACCTTGGCCCTTACAGATCATGACAATATGGACGGCATCCAGCGGGCTAAAGCCTGTAGCATGACACTTGAGGCTCCTTACTCACTCAGGATTATTCCTGGTGTAGAGATTTCAAGCCAGTGGTCACGCCCTGCCACCAAAAAGAGTTATGGTGTACATGTGGTCGCGCTGGGCATGCAAAATCCGGCCCCATTATTGCAAATGCTTGAGCAGCAAAAACGTATACGTGCAGCACGTGCCAGACACATTTGTCATCTGCTCACCGATATTATTCAGGTAGATATTTATGAGCAGGTTCTGGCGCTGGTTGAAGGTGAACCTGACCGGATTACCCGAACACATATTGCCAAAGCGCTGGTACAGCAACAGATTGTATCCCGGCCACAGCAGGCTTTTGACCGTTATTTAAAAGAGGGGAAAAAAGCTTTTGTAAATTTTGAAGGTCTAGGGCTGGCCGAAACCATTCAAGTTATACATGCCAGTCGTGGTTTTGCAGTTTTGGCTCATCCAACTCGTTATACCTTGTCGGCCACCAATATCCGTTATCTGGTCGAGTTATTTGCAGAGTCTGGCGGGGATGCCATCGAATTGCCACCGGCCAGTGACCCGACTTCTACTCGCCAGATGATTGACCGGCTGATTCAGCAGTATGCACTGAAAGTTTCAATTGGTAGTGATTATCATGGTGAAAACATGCCTTGGCTCAAACTGGGCAATGTACCTTCACTCCGCCCAGACCAGATTGGGATTTGGGAAAGTTTTTCGCTATAA
- the radC gene encoding RadC family protein: MQNSIKHWPEQERPRERLLQQGAQSLSDAELLAIFLRSGSRQHSAVELARQMIQHFGGLSPVFDAELSDLSQFHGMGPSKYSQLMAVKELGRRYLQQYFHQPQLELNSSAQVLDYLRYELLGERQEVFAVLCLDNDLRKLSFKKLFFGSLNHCAVSINQILRYALKQHACHLVIAHNHPFGQPQPSPADLELTRQLSQACKLVEIVLLDHFIISPECSFSFAEQGLFNTSEQVENKVDKAG; the protein is encoded by the coding sequence ATGCAAAATTCAATCAAGCATTGGCCGGAACAGGAACGGCCCAGAGAGCGGCTATTACAGCAAGGAGCACAAAGCCTTTCCGATGCAGAACTTCTGGCCATTTTCCTGCGTTCCGGTTCTAGACAGCATTCAGCAGTGGAGCTGGCACGACAGATGATTCAGCATTTTGGTGGCCTGAGTCCGGTATTTGATGCCGAACTAAGTGACCTAAGCCAGTTCCATGGCATGGGACCTAGTAAATATTCACAACTCATGGCAGTTAAAGAGTTAGGACGGCGTTACCTCCAGCAATATTTCCACCAGCCCCAGCTCGAGCTTAACTCTTCAGCTCAGGTGTTAGACTATTTACGTTACGAACTGCTGGGAGAACGGCAGGAAGTTTTTGCAGTGCTCTGTCTGGATAATGACCTGCGCAAGCTCAGTTTCAAGAAATTATTTTTTGGTTCACTGAATCATTGTGCCGTATCTATCAACCAGATTTTGCGCTATGCCTTAAAACAGCATGCTTGTCATCTGGTTATTGCACATAACCATCCTTTTGGACAGCCACAACCTTCACCGGCTGATCTGGAACTTACACGGCAATTATCTCAGGCCTGTAAGTTAGTAGAAATTGTCCTGCTTGATCATTTTATTATCTCTCCAGAATGCAGTTTTTCCTTTGCTGAGCAGGGCTTATTCAATACTTCAGAACAGGTCGAGAATAAGGTTGACAAAGCTGGTTGA
- a CDS encoding bestrophin family protein, which yields MIVREQPDVLKLLFSWRGTILPKILPPLGIVMLISAIVGGIEYIDLYRFPEVPLAGFTLIGVVLSIFLGFKNTACYDRWWEARRLWGILIANARHFDRDCRVLPQARRERIIQHVIVFANVLRDRLRHQTANPTELLQTSGMSQQALTQLYQHHNAPQYTLSLIQWELLLALKEGEISDIIYTQMNQNVAALSEVQTGCDRIANTPLPFAYSVLLNRTVYCFCFLLPFSLGQTLGLLTPFLVGLLAYTFLGLDALSTELEEPFGTQSNDLPLDSMVRLIEIELLGTLGKPTPPPIQAQDDNLL from the coding sequence ATGATTGTCCGCGAGCAACCCGATGTTTTAAAGTTATTATTTTCTTGGCGCGGTACAATTCTACCTAAAATTCTGCCGCCGCTTGGGATTGTTATGCTCATCTCAGCCATTGTAGGCGGAATTGAATATATTGATCTGTATCGCTTTCCGGAAGTTCCTTTAGCCGGTTTTACTTTAATTGGAGTAGTACTTTCGATCTTTCTGGGTTTCAAAAATACCGCCTGTTATGACCGTTGGTGGGAAGCCCGGCGTCTCTGGGGTATTCTGATTGCCAATGCCCGCCATTTTGACCGTGACTGCCGTGTACTGCCACAGGCACGTCGTGAACGTATTATTCAGCACGTCATTGTATTTGCCAATGTATTACGTGACCGTTTGCGTCATCAGACTGCTAATCCTACTGAACTTTTGCAGACCAGCGGTATGTCACAACAGGCACTGACCCAGCTTTATCAGCACCATAATGCGCCGCAGTATACTTTGAGCCTGATTCAGTGGGAACTGTTGCTGGCTTTAAAAGAAGGCGAAATTTCCGACATCATCTATACACAGATGAATCAAAATGTAGCAGCACTGAGTGAGGTCCAGACTGGTTGCGACCGGATTGCCAATACGCCTCTTCCGTTTGCCTATTCGGTTTTGCTTAACCGTACTGTTTATTGTTTCTGTTTCTTGCTGCCTTTTAGTCTGGGCCAGACTTTAGGTTTGCTTACCCCATTTCTGGTCGGGCTGCTGGCCTATACATTCCTGGGGCTTGACGCACTGAGTACAGAACTTGAAGAACCGTTTGGCACCCAAAGTAATGACTTACCGCTAGACTCAATGGTACGACTGATTGAAATTGAACTGCTCGGCACTTTAGGTAAGCCTACGCCTCCCCCAATTCAGGCACAGGACGATAATCTTCTTTAA
- the secB gene encoding protein-export chaperone SecB encodes MSEEQQTQPQLALERIYTKDISFEVPGAQVFTKEWQPELNINLSSSAEKIDPTHFEVSLKVVVQANNAGDTAFIVDVTQSGIFLVDNVEEERLPYILGAYCPNILFPFLREAVNDMVTKGSFPQLLLTPINFDAEFEANMQRAADAEGQA; translated from the coding sequence ATGAGTGAAGAACAACAAACTCAACCACAACTTGCCTTAGAGCGTATTTATACTAAGGATATTTCTTTTGAAGTACCAGGGGCACAAGTATTTACTAAAGAATGGCAGCCTGAACTGAATATCAATTTATCCTCTTCCGCAGAGAAAATTGATCCGACTCATTTTGAGGTTTCACTCAAAGTAGTAGTTCAAGCGAACAATGCCGGCGATACTGCGTTTATTGTCGATGTAACCCAGTCAGGCATTTTTTTGGTAGATAATGTTGAGGAAGAGCGTCTTCCTTACATTCTGGGTGCTTATTGCCCGAATATCCTATTTCCGTTCCTGCGTGAAGCTGTAAATGATATGGTTACTAAAGGTAGCTTCCCGCAATTGCTTTTAACTCCAATCAACTTTGATGCCGAGTTTGAAGCTAATATGCAACGGGCTGCCGATGCTGAAGGTCAGGCTTAA
- the rsgA gene encoding small ribosomal subunit biogenesis GTPase RsgA, which produces MALIRKRRLTEQQQRRIQKQQKTRQEEIDTSNDLEGLVVQHYGRQLEVEALSVPVEHPPQPVTQPGEPEPFWKPVELGSIWRCHTRTNLELLVTGDRVKWQADPNTGLGIITAIHSRSSLLTRPDRYHKVKPVAANISLIVVVFAVLPEPAPMLIDRYLVACADAEIPALLVLNKTDLLSQNDPILQLVSEYEALGYEVMQTQSKGDLSALAQRLDGETVAFVGQSGVGKSSLINAIVPDASQKTNIISENSALGQHTTTSTRLIRFGTSGALIDSPGIREFGLWHLDADKVQRGFPEIENLLGHCQFRNCTHTHEKHCALREAAKNGEILPRRLESYLRLQDEIAEAQQKN; this is translated from the coding sequence ATGGCATTAATTCGTAAACGTCGCTTGACTGAACAACAGCAACGCCGGATTCAGAAACAGCAAAAAACACGTCAGGAAGAAATCGATACTTCAAATGACCTTGAAGGTCTGGTGGTACAGCATTATGGCCGCCAGCTTGAAGTGGAAGCCTTGTCTGTTCCTGTTGAACATCCGCCACAACCTGTGACCCAGCCAGGTGAACCGGAGCCATTCTGGAAACCAGTGGAACTGGGCAGTATCTGGCGCTGCCATACCCGTACCAATCTAGAATTACTGGTTACAGGAGACCGGGTCAAATGGCAAGCCGACCCCAATACCGGTTTAGGTATTATCACAGCGATTCATTCGCGATCTTCCTTACTCACCCGTCCGGATCGCTATCATAAGGTCAAACCGGTTGCAGCTAATATTTCTCTAATCGTAGTCGTTTTTGCTGTCTTGCCAGAACCGGCCCCGATGCTAATTGACCGCTATTTAGTTGCATGTGCAGATGCCGAGATACCTGCGCTTCTAGTACTCAACAAAACTGATCTGCTCAGTCAGAATGATCCTATTTTACAGCTAGTGTCCGAATATGAAGCACTGGGTTATGAAGTCATGCAAACACAGTCTAAAGGTGATCTGTCTGCTTTGGCACAACGCCTGGATGGTGAAACTGTCGCATTTGTAGGCCAGTCTGGTGTAGGAAAGAGTTCCCTGATCAATGCAATTGTTCCTGATGCCTCTCAGAAAACCAATATAATTTCCGAGAATTCTGCTTTAGGTCAGCACACGACTACTTCTACGCGTTTAATCCGTTTTGGAACTAGCGGCGCATTGATTGATTCGCCTGGAATTCGTGAATTTGGCCTGTGGCATCTGGATGCAGATAAGGTTCAGCGCGGTTTTCCTGAAATTGAAAATCTATTGGGGCACTGTCAGTTCCGTAACTGTACTCACACACATGAAAAACATTGTGCGCTTAGAGAGGCGGCGAAGAATGGAGAAATTCTGCCCCGTCGTCTGGAAAGCTATTTACGCTTGCAGGATGAGATTGCTGAAGCTCAGCAAAAAAATTAG
- a CDS encoding YciI family protein codes for MPLFVLSCTDHEGTVEKRLATRPQHIERLQKLNDEGRLIVAGAMPKDPADPQAGFYGSTMIVEFDSREALDVWLKEEPFLKAGVYAHIDIKPFNKAFPQG; via the coding sequence ATGCCTTTATTTGTATTAAGCTGTACCGATCACGAGGGTACAGTTGAAAAACGTCTCGCCACACGTCCTCAACACATTGAACGGTTACAAAAGCTAAATGACGAAGGCCGCCTGATCGTAGCAGGTGCGATGCCTAAAGACCCTGCTGATCCTCAGGCAGGTTTTTATGGCAGTACTATGATTGTTGAGTTTGATAGCCGTGAAGCACTGGATGTCTGGCTTAAAGAAGAGCCTTTTCTAAAAGCTGGTGTTTATGCGCATATCGATATTAAGCCTTTCAATAAAGCCTTTCCTCAAGGATAA
- a CDS encoding acyl-CoA dehydrogenase C-terminal domain-containing protein yields the protein MPIYNAPLADMRFILNDVFQAEQFWQANENLNHVDAATAEAILEEMAKFAQNVTLPLNRSGDEEGAQYNNSAVTTPAGYKEAFRQYAEGGWIGLGADEEWGGQAMPKMLTVLADEMLFATNPAFMLYPLLSVGAGMALNSYASQEQKETYLPKIYSGEWSGTMCLTEPHAGTDLGIIKTKAERNEDGSYSITGTKIFITGGDHDLSDNIIHLVLAKTPDAPAGSRGISLFIVPKFLVNEDGSLGERNPVGPGSIEHKMGIKASATCVMNFDGAKGFIVGKENEGLAAMFVMMNYERLSMGIQGIGASEFAYQNAAQYATDRIQGRSASGIKSPNKVADSILVHGDVRRMLLNVRANSEASRAFAVYVGQQLDITKFSTDPEAVKKANDRVALLTPIAKAYLTDTAFQATLDAQMVLGGHGYIREWGMEQCVRDLRIAQIYEGTNGVQSQDLIGRKLIKNNGAFLEEYIAEIRDFANNMDTHLNFIKDATLDAATDIEAVSRFIIEQASEKPDFSNSVAVDFLHAVGLLSFSYMFARIAAAAKDKSGEFYQNKLTLAHYFVQRILPELSMRIAKINAGSDLVMEFSEEFFTSQS from the coding sequence ATGCCAATTTATAATGCACCTCTTGCAGATATGCGCTTTATTCTGAATGATGTCTTTCAGGCAGAACAATTCTGGCAAGCCAATGAAAACCTAAACCATGTAGATGCAGCAACTGCTGAAGCAATTCTTGAAGAAATGGCCAAGTTTGCACAGAACGTGACTCTGCCATTAAACCGCAGTGGTGATGAAGAAGGTGCACAATATAATAATAGTGCAGTCACTACTCCTGCGGGCTATAAGGAAGCTTTTCGCCAATATGCAGAAGGTGGCTGGATTGGCTTGGGCGCCGATGAAGAATGGGGCGGTCAGGCAATGCCAAAAATGCTGACTGTATTGGCAGATGAAATGCTGTTTGCGACCAATCCGGCATTCATGCTCTATCCCCTGCTTTCTGTAGGTGCAGGTATGGCACTTAACAGTTATGCTTCGCAGGAACAAAAAGAAACCTATCTGCCAAAAATCTATTCAGGTGAATGGTCAGGGACCATGTGTCTGACTGAGCCGCATGCGGGCACTGATTTGGGTATTATTAAAACCAAAGCAGAACGAAATGAAGATGGCAGTTACAGTATTACCGGTACCAAAATTTTCATTACCGGTGGTGACCATGACCTGAGTGATAATATTATTCATCTGGTATTGGCAAAAACTCCGGATGCCCCTGCTGGTTCACGCGGTATTTCGCTCTTTATTGTTCCAAAATTTCTGGTCAATGAAGATGGCAGTCTAGGTGAACGTAACCCTGTCGGACCAGGCTCTATTGAACATAAGATGGGTATTAAAGCCTCCGCTACCTGTGTAATGAATTTTGATGGCGCTAAAGGCTTTATTGTTGGTAAAGAGAATGAAGGCCTGGCAGCCATGTTCGTTATGATGAACTATGAACGTCTGTCAATGGGCATTCAAGGTATCGGAGCTTCCGAGTTCGCCTACCAGAATGCAGCCCAGTATGCCACTGACCGTATTCAAGGTCGTAGCGCCTCAGGTATAAAATCACCCAACAAGGTTGCCGACAGTATTCTGGTTCATGGCGATGTACGCCGTATGCTGCTTAATGTTCGTGCTAACAGTGAAGCATCACGTGCATTTGCGGTGTATGTAGGTCAGCAACTGGACATTACCAAGTTCTCTACTGACCCTGAAGCTGTGAAAAAAGCCAATGATCGCGTGGCCCTGCTCACTCCAATTGCTAAAGCATATTTAACGGATACGGCATTCCAGGCAACTCTGGATGCACAAATGGTTTTAGGCGGGCACGGTTATATTCGCGAATGGGGTATGGAACAATGTGTTCGTGATCTGCGTATTGCCCAGATCTATGAAGGCACCAATGGTGTACAGTCACAAGATCTGATTGGCCGTAAGCTGATAAAAAATAATGGTGCTTTCCTGGAAGAGTACATTGCAGAGATCCGTGATTTTGCCAACAATATGGATACTCATCTCAACTTCATTAAAGATGCAACACTAGACGCGGCAACTGATATTGAAGCGGTAAGTCGTTTTATCATTGAACAGGCATCAGAAAAACCAGATTTCTCTAACTCTGTTGCAGTTGACTTCCTGCATGCAGTTGGCCTGCTCAGCTTCAGTTATATGTTTGCACGTATTGCAGCGGCAGCAAAAGATAAATCTGGTGAGTTTTACCAGAACAAACTGACCTTGGCACATTATTTTGTACAGCGCATCTTACCTGAACTGTCTATGCGTATTGCCAAGATTAATGCTGGCTCTGACCTGGTGATGGAATTTAGTGAAGAGTTCTTTACATCACAATCCTGA
- the grxC gene encoding glutaredoxin 3 → MAAEVTIYSTTFCPYCVRAKQLLERKGVAYKEINLSNEAPEVRVELMQRTNHRTVPQIFIKDQFIGGFDQLYALEREGKLDSLLA, encoded by the coding sequence ATGGCTGCTGAAGTAACAATTTACTCAACCACCTTCTGCCCGTACTGTGTACGTGCTAAACAGCTTCTTGAGCGTAAAGGTGTAGCATACAAAGAAATTAACTTATCAAATGAAGCACCTGAAGTACGTGTGGAGTTGATGCAGCGCACTAATCATCGTACTGTTCCACAAATTTTTATTAAAGATCAGTTTATCGGTGGTTTTGATCAGCTCTATGCTCTTGAGCGCGAAGGTAAACTCGATAGTCTTTTAGCTTAA
- the orn gene encoding oligoribonuclease, translating into MSSTPDTRLIWIDLEMTGLDTDNDQIIEIATIITDDHLNILAEGPVLAIHQSDQVLNAMDEWNTRQHGQSGLIQRVRRSTLTALEAEQQTIDFLKKWVNPKTSPMCGNSICQDRRFLHRLMPELEQFFHYRNLDVSSVKELAKRWRPEIMSGLKKQASHLAMDDIRDSIRELKYYREYFFITHDNQH; encoded by the coding sequence ATGAGTAGTACCCCAGATACACGGTTAATTTGGATTGACCTGGAAATGACCGGTTTAGATACCGATAACGATCAGATTATTGAAATTGCAACAATTATTACAGATGATCATTTAAATATTCTGGCTGAAGGTCCGGTACTGGCTATTCACCAGTCTGATCAGGTCTTAAATGCAATGGATGAGTGGAATACTCGCCAGCATGGACAATCGGGTCTGATTCAGCGTGTACGTCGTAGTACTTTAACTGCTCTTGAAGCAGAACAGCAGACGATAGATTTTCTAAAAAAATGGGTTAACCCGAAAACTTCACCAATGTGTGGTAACTCGATCTGTCAGGATCGCCGTTTTCTGCACCGGTTAATGCCAGAACTGGAACAATTCTTTCATTACCGTAATCTGGATGTTTCTTCAGTCAAGGAACTGGCGAAACGCTGGCGGCCAGAAATTATGAGTGGCCTTAAAAAGCAGGCATCGCATCTGGCAATGGATGACATTCGTGACTCAATCCGTGAATTGAAATATTATCGCGAGTATTTCTTTATTACACATGATAACCAGCATTAA
- a CDS encoding inner membrane-spanning protein YciB, with the protein MKALLDFVPLIIFFYLYKTVEPDDTQHPLLQLIGSAGGVDNNNILVATTGLIISMLVVYGALFVMQKFRLDKQQWIVLFMTVIFGGITLMLSDDFYIRLKAAILNLVFAGAFLLSPFFGKERKPLIQRLFGPIFNLTEKGWKNLNFAWAAMFVVMACLHIFFAFIWMNGKYWGEFTAFGDMIVMFSFIIIQFIVLRKHFKSPEA; encoded by the coding sequence ATGAAAGCGCTTCTGGACTTTGTTCCACTGATTATTTTCTTTTATCTGTACAAGACGGTTGAACCAGATGATACCCAACATCCACTTTTACAACTGATCGGCTCTGCGGGCGGTGTAGATAACAATAATATTCTGGTGGCGACCACAGGACTCATCATTTCCATGTTGGTGGTGTATGGTGCTTTATTTGTCATGCAAAAATTCCGTCTGGATAAACAGCAGTGGATTGTGCTGTTTATGACCGTAATTTTTGGTGGTATCACTTTAATGCTTAGCGATGATTTTTATATCCGTCTGAAGGCAGCTATTTTGAATCTGGTCTTTGCCGGAGCTTTCCTTTTGTCGCCATTTTTCGGTAAAGAACGTAAACCCCTGATCCAGCGTTTATTTGGTCCTATTTTCAACCTGACCGAAAAAGGCTGGAAGAATCTGAACTTTGCTTGGGCTGCCATGTTTGTAGTCATGGCCTGCCTGCATATTTTCTTTGCCTTTATCTGGATGAATGGAAAATATTGGGGAGAATTTACGGCATTTGGTGACATGATTGTTATGTTTTCCTTTATCATTATTCAGTTCATAGTCTTACGTAAACACTTTAAGTCGCCCGAAGCTTAA
- the coaBC gene encoding bifunctional phosphopantothenoylcysteine decarboxylase/phosphopantothenate--cysteine ligase CoaBC, protein MSFDLSVISNKNIIVAVTGGIAAYKSAILVRRLKDYGFNVRVVMTHGAQAFITPLTFQALSGNPVYTELLDPEAEAGMGHIELARWADLVLVAPASCDTLAKFAAGLADDLLSTLYLATKAPVWVAPAMNQQMWAAKATQRNLATLVEDGVHVVMPEAGAQACGDVGLGRMPEPEDLARQVKDYFHKAQRAIAEKFGLLASKHVVITAGPTREAIDPVRYISNHSTGKMGFALAAACYAAGARVTLIAGPVSLDTPNGVRRINVSSAVQMLEHSMQMLEEGCDIFIATAAVADYRVAEVAEHKIKKAGDELNVSLIKNPDIVATIAQQQKRPFMVGFAAETRNVEEYAAGKLIAKKLDMIACNDVSRNDIGFASDENAMIVFFAEQYHLQKRELEKASKQEIAQQLVEAVADALHQNAAVS, encoded by the coding sequence GTGAGCTTTGATTTAAGTGTAATTTCAAATAAAAATATTATTGTCGCTGTCACGGGCGGAATCGCCGCCTATAAATCTGCTATTCTGGTCCGCCGGCTAAAAGACTATGGTTTTAATGTCAGAGTAGTGATGACGCATGGTGCCCAGGCTTTTATCACACCGCTGACTTTCCAGGCCCTCTCAGGTAATCCGGTATATACTGAACTTTTAGACCCTGAAGCTGAAGCAGGAATGGGGCATATTGAACTGGCACGCTGGGCAGATCTGGTTCTGGTTGCACCCGCCAGCTGCGATACACTGGCAAAATTCGCTGCCGGTCTTGCCGATGATTTGCTGAGTACCTTATATCTGGCGACTAAAGCTCCAGTCTGGGTAGCGCCAGCAATGAACCAGCAAATGTGGGCAGCAAAAGCTACACAACGAAATCTGGCGACACTGGTTGAAGATGGTGTTCATGTGGTTATGCCAGAAGCAGGTGCTCAGGCTTGTGGTGATGTCGGACTTGGTCGCATGCCGGAACCAGAAGATCTGGCCCGTCAGGTTAAAGACTATTTTCATAAAGCCCAGCGTGCCATTGCTGAAAAATTTGGTCTTCTGGCCAGCAAACATGTGGTCATTACAGCAGGTCCGACCCGCGAAGCGATTGACCCGGTACGCTATATTTCTAACCATAGTACCGGAAAGATGGGTTTTGCTCTGGCCGCGGCCTGCTATGCAGCAGGAGCTAGAGTTACCTTAATTGCTGGCCCGGTAAGTCTGGATACGCCTAATGGGGTAAGACGCATTAATGTATCTTCAGCAGTTCAGATGTTAGAACACAGTATGCAGATGCTGGAAGAAGGCTGTGATATTTTTATCGCCACCGCAGCTGTTGCCGATTATCGTGTAGCAGAAGTTGCTGAGCATAAAATCAAGAAAGCCGGCGATGAGCTGAATGTTTCCCTGATTAAGAATCCCGATATTGTGGCAACTATTGCCCAGCAGCAAAAGCGCCCATTTATGGTCGGTTTTGCAGCAGAAACCCGTAATGTAGAAGAGTATGCAGCTGGGAAGCTGATTGCGAAAAAGCTGGATATGATCGCTTGTAATGATGTATCACGGAATGACATCGGTTTTGCTTCCGATGAAAATGCCATGATTGTATTTTTTGCCGAGCAGTATCATCTGCAAAAACGTGAGCTGGAAAAGGCGTCTAAGCAGGAAATTGCCCAGCAGCTGGTTGAGGCTGTCGCTGATGCACTGCATCAAAATGCCGCTGTATCCTGA